Proteins encoded in a region of the Uloborus diversus isolate 005 chromosome 1, Udiv.v.3.1, whole genome shotgun sequence genome:
- the LOC129234628 gene encoding DNA-directed RNA polymerases I and III subunit RPAC2-like, with translation MEGSTRKLEVLPTADEEDVTCRTFLLKDEDHTLGNALRYVISLNPQVQHCGYSVPHPSVHDINFRIQTHGVPATEVFKKGLEDLQQLCDHMSTTFQNALKEYNESNADDIEKVLEAMDA, from the exons ATGGAAGGCAGTACTCGGAAATTGGAAGTG CTTCCAACAGCTGATGAAGAAGATGTCACTTGTCGCACTTTTCTTCTGAAAGATGAGGATCATACATTGGGAAATGCACTGAGATATGTCATAAGTCTTAA TCCCCAAGTTCAGCATTGTGGTTATTCTGTTCCTCATCCATCTGTACATGACATTAATTTCAGGATTCAAACTCAtg GTGTACCAGCTactgaagttttcaaaaaaggcTTAGAAGATTTACAGCAACTTTGTGATCATATGAGTACTACTTTTCAG AATGCATTAAAGGAATACAATGAATCGAATGCAGATGATATTGAAAAAGTATTAGAAGCTATGGATGCATAA